Proteins from a genomic interval of Streptococcus oralis:
- a CDS encoding amino acid ABC transporter ATP-binding protein yields the protein MLELRNINKAFGGKQILTNFSLSIPEKQILAIVGPSGGGKTTLLRMLAGLETIDSGEIYYNGESLAIDELEKRNLLGFVFQDFQLFPHLSVLDNLTLSPIKTMSMDKEVAEKKARGLLEQLGLAGHADAFPFSLSGGQKQRVALARAMMINPEIIGYDEPTSALDPELRLEVEKLILQNKERGMTQIVVTHDLQFAENIADQILKVDPK from the coding sequence ATGTTAGAATTACGAAACATTAACAAGGCCTTTGGTGGCAAACAAATCTTAACCAACTTCAGCCTATCTATTCCTGAAAAGCAAATCCTCGCAATCGTAGGTCCATCAGGAGGCGGAAAAACAACCTTATTACGTATGTTAGCTGGATTGGAAACTATCGATTCTGGAGAAATCTACTATAACGGCGAATCGCTAGCTATAGACGAACTAGAAAAGCGCAATCTTCTGGGATTTGTTTTCCAAGATTTTCAACTCTTTCCACATTTGTCAGTTCTAGATAACTTAACTCTGTCGCCCATAAAAACGATGAGTATGGACAAGGAAGTTGCTGAGAAGAAGGCGCGTGGTTTGTTAGAACAACTTGGGTTAGCAGGGCATGCAGATGCTTTTCCGTTCTCACTTTCAGGTGGGCAAAAACAACGGGTAGCCTTAGCACGCGCTATGATGATAAACCCAGAAATTATTGGATATGATGAGCCTACATCAGCCTTAGATCCAGAGTTGCGATTAGAAGTAGAAAAACTTATCCTTCAAAATAAAGAGCGTGGGATGACCCAGATTGTTGTGACGCACGACCTTCAGTTTGCAGAAAATATTGCTGATCAGATCCTTAAGGTTGATCCAAAGTAG
- the atpD gene encoding F0F1 ATP synthase subunit beta, whose product MSSGKIAQVIGPVVDVLFAAGETLPEINNALVVYKNDERKTKIVLEVALELGDGMVRTIAMESTDGLTRGMEVLDTGRPISVPVGKETLGRVFNVLGDTIDLDAPFAEDAERQPIHKKAPTFDELSTSSEILETGIKVIDLLAPYLKGGKVGLFGGAGVGKTVLIQELIHNIAQEHGGISVFTGVGERTREGNDLYWEMKESGVIEKTAMVFGQMNEPPGARMRVALTGLTIAEYFRDVEGQDVLLFIDNIFRFTQAGSEVSALLGRMPSAVGYQPTLATEMGQLQERITSTKKGSVTSIQAIYVPADDYTDPAPATAFAHLDSTTNLERKLVQLGIYPAVDPLASSSRALAPEIVGEEHYAVAAEVKRVLQRYHELQDIIAILGMDELSDEEKTLVARARRIQFFLSQNFNVAEQFTGQPGSYVPVAETVRGFKEILEGKHDHLPEDAFRGVGSIEDVIAKAEKMGF is encoded by the coding sequence ATGAGTTCAGGTAAAATTGCTCAGGTTATTGGACCCGTTGTAGACGTCTTGTTTGCAGCAGGGGAAACACTTCCTGAGATTAATAATGCACTTGTCGTCTACAAAAATGACGAAAGAAAAACAAAAATCGTCCTTGAAGTAGCCTTGGAGTTGGGTGATGGTATGGTTCGTACGATCGCCATGGAATCAACAGATGGTTTGACTCGTGGAATGGAAGTTTTGGACACAGGTCGTCCAATCTCTGTACCAGTAGGTAAAGAAACTTTAGGACGTGTCTTCAATGTTTTGGGAGATACTATTGACTTGGATGCTCCTTTTGCTGAAGACGCTGAGCGTCAGCCAATTCATAAAAAAGCTCCAACTTTTGATGAGTTGTCTACCTCGTCTGAAATCTTGGAAACAGGGATCAAGGTTATCGACCTTCTTGCCCCTTACCTAAAAGGTGGTAAAGTTGGACTCTTCGGTGGTGCCGGAGTTGGTAAAACTGTCCTGATTCAAGAATTGATTCACAATATTGCCCAAGAACACGGTGGTATTTCCGTATTTACCGGTGTTGGGGAACGTACTCGTGAGGGGAACGACCTTTACTGGGAAATGAAAGAATCAGGCGTTATCGAGAAAACAGCCATGGTATTTGGTCAGATGAATGAACCACCTGGAGCACGTATGCGTGTTGCCCTTACTGGCTTGACAATCGCCGAATATTTCCGTGATGTAGAAGGCCAAGATGTGCTTCTCTTTATTGATAATATTTTCCGTTTCACTCAAGCTGGTTCAGAAGTATCTGCCCTTTTGGGGCGTATGCCTTCAGCCGTTGGTTACCAACCAACACTTGCTACTGAAATGGGTCAATTGCAAGAACGTATCACATCAACTAAGAAGGGTTCTGTAACTTCTATCCAGGCTATCTATGTGCCAGCGGATGACTATACTGACCCTGCGCCAGCAACGGCCTTCGCTCACTTGGATTCAACAACTAACTTGGAACGTAAGTTGGTACAGTTGGGGATTTACCCAGCCGTTGACCCACTTGCTTCAAGCTCTCGTGCCTTGGCACCTGAGATTGTTGGTGAGGAGCACTATGCAGTTGCTGCTGAAGTCAAACGTGTCCTTCAACGTTACCATGAATTGCAAGATATCATTGCTATCCTTGGTATGGATGAACTCTCTGATGAAGAAAAGACTTTGGTTGCTCGTGCCCGTCGTATCCAGTTCTTCTTGTCTCAAAACTTCAACGTTGCCGAACAATTTACTGGTCAACCTGGTTCTTATGTACCAGTAGCGGAAACAGTTCGCGGCTTTAAGGAAATCCTTGAAGGAAAACATGACCATCTACCGGAAGATGCCTTCCGTGGTGTCGGTTCAATCGAAGACGTCATTGCTAAGGCTGAGAAAATGGGATTTTAA
- a CDS encoding histidine phosphatase family protein codes for MKLYFVRHGRTIWNLEGRFQGAGGDSPLLPESIDTLKVLGQYLSNIPFDEIYSSDLPRAIKSAEIIQSQLQIQCPLKAIPDLREWHLGKLEGLKIATLEAIYPQQIKAFRTNLAKFDTRMFEAESLYSTTQRTIQFIKSLKGSQAERVLIVGHGANLTASLRTLLGYKEPLLRKDGGLANASLTVLETDDFETFTLERWNDTSYQGK; via the coding sequence ATGAAACTCTATTTTGTGCGTCACGGCCGAACTATCTGGAATCTTGAAGGACGTTTCCAAGGTGCCGGAGGGGACTCACCTCTTCTTCCTGAGTCTATTGATACCTTAAAGGTGCTCGGTCAATATCTCAGCAATATTCCTTTCGATGAGATTTATTCAAGTGATTTACCAAGGGCGATCAAATCTGCTGAAATTATCCAAAGTCAACTCCAGATACAATGTCCTTTAAAGGCTATTCCTGACCTGCGTGAATGGCATCTCGGAAAACTAGAGGGATTAAAAATTGCAACATTAGAGGCCATCTACCCACAACAAATCAAGGCTTTTCGTACAAACTTAGCTAAGTTTGATACAAGAATGTTTGAAGCGGAATCCCTCTACTCTACAACTCAACGTACCATTCAATTTATCAAATCTCTGAAGGGGAGCCAGGCTGAAAGAGTTCTAATCGTTGGTCATGGTGCGAATCTCACTGCTAGTCTTCGTACCCTTCTCGGTTATAAAGAACCCCTTCTTCGAAAAGATGGAGGTTTAGCAAATGCTAGTCTAACAGTTTTAGAAACAGATGATTTTGAAACCTTCACTCTTGAAAGGTGGAATGACACTTCCTATCAGGGAAAATAA
- a CDS encoding lactonase family protein has translation MKETVYFGTYTRRLSKGIYKADFNTETGQLENLELFAAEPSPTYLAFDQQQHLYTVGSQDGLGGIAAYKTDGTLLNHVVEEGAPHCYVTVDEKRGLVYGANYHKGQVLVYKRQSDGRLIQTDLDQHSGQGPHENQSSPHVHFTDLTPDQYLVTCDLGTDEVTTYDVSPEGKLSKLYTYHSQAGAGARHIVFHHHYKIAYLICELNSTIEVLIYDGVGEFERMQVISTLPDGYEEFNATAAIRLSKDGKYLYASNRGHDSIAVYTILADGSLELLEIVPSHGKTPRDFDLTPDQEFLIAVHQDSDNATVFKRNPKTGRLAELSNDFRVPEAVCITFKH, from the coding sequence ATGAAAGAAACTGTTTATTTTGGAACTTACACTCGTCGCTTATCTAAAGGGATTTACAAAGCTGATTTTAATACAGAAACAGGCCAGCTTGAAAATCTTGAACTCTTTGCTGCTGAACCAAGTCCGACCTACCTTGCCTTTGACCAACAGCAACACTTATACACCGTAGGGAGCCAGGATGGCTTGGGTGGAATCGCTGCTTACAAGACCGACGGCACTTTGTTAAATCATGTGGTGGAAGAAGGCGCTCCTCATTGTTATGTGACAGTAGATGAAAAACGTGGTCTCGTTTATGGGGCCAACTATCATAAAGGTCAAGTTCTAGTTTATAAACGTCAATCGGATGGTAGACTCATCCAAACAGATCTAGATCAGCATAGCGGACAAGGTCCTCATGAAAATCAATCTTCCCCACATGTACACTTTACGGATCTAACACCTGACCAGTATCTCGTCACATGTGATCTAGGAACGGATGAAGTAACGACCTACGATGTTAGCCCAGAAGGAAAACTAAGTAAACTCTACACTTATCACAGCCAAGCTGGAGCAGGTGCTCGCCACATCGTTTTCCATCATCATTATAAGATTGCCTACCTCATCTGTGAACTCAACAGTACCATTGAAGTCTTGATTTACGATGGTGTTGGTGAATTTGAACGCATGCAAGTCATTTCGACTTTGCCAGATGGATATGAGGAATTTAATGCTACTGCTGCCATTCGTCTTTCAAAAGACGGCAAATACCTCTATGCATCCAACCGAGGTCATGATTCCATTGCAGTCTATACAATTCTTGCTGATGGTAGTTTGGAATTATTAGAGATTGTTCCAAGTCATGGTAAAACACCACGTGATTTCGACCTAACTCCTGACCAAGAATTTCTAATTGCAGTTCACCAAGATTCAGATAATGCAACCGTCTTTAAACGTAATCCTAAAACTGGTCGATTAGCTGAGCTTTCTAACGATTTCCGAGTTCCTGAAGCCGTTTGTATCACATTTAAACATTAA
- a CDS encoding amino acid ABC transporter permease — translation MSYMFEILPSLLNGASMTIQVFALVLIFSIPLGIIIAFALQVHWKPLHYLINLYIWVMRGTPLLLQLIFIYYVLPSVGIRLDRLPAAVIAFVLNYAAYFAEIFRGGIETIPKGQYEAAKVLKFSSFDTVRYIILPQVTKIVLPSVFNEIMSLVKDTSLVYALGISDLILASRTAANRDASLVPMFLAGAIYLIMIGLVTIVAKKLEKKYSYYR, via the coding sequence ATGTCTTATATGTTTGAGATATTACCAAGTTTGTTAAACGGTGCAAGTATGACAATTCAAGTCTTTGCTCTGGTCTTAATCTTTTCTATTCCTTTAGGGATTATCATCGCCTTTGCCTTGCAAGTCCATTGGAAACCCCTCCATTATCTGATTAATCTCTATATCTGGGTGATGCGAGGCACTCCCTTGCTCTTGCAATTAATCTTTATTTACTATGTGCTCCCTAGTGTTGGGATACGTTTAGATCGTTTGCCAGCTGCTGTGATTGCTTTTGTATTGAACTATGCAGCCTACTTTGCCGAAATCTTTCGTGGTGGGATCGAAACCATTCCAAAAGGGCAGTATGAAGCCGCAAAAGTGTTAAAATTTAGCTCCTTTGATACAGTTCGCTACATCATCCTCCCTCAGGTTACAAAGATTGTCTTACCGAGTGTCTTTAATGAAATTATGAGTCTGGTCAAGGATACTTCTTTGGTCTATGCTTTGGGGATTTCAGATTTGATTTTGGCTAGTCGGACTGCAGCTAATCGAGATGCCAGTCTTGTGCCTATGTTTTTAGCTGGAGCGATTTATTTGATTATGATTGGTCTTGTAACCATTGTAGCGAAAAAACTTGAGAAGAAGTACAGTTATTACAGATAG
- a CDS encoding F0F1 ATP synthase subunit gamma: protein MAVSLNDIKTKIASTKNTSQITNAMQMVSAAKLGRSEEAARNFQVYAQKVRKLLTDILHGNGSGGSTNPMLISRPVKKTGYIVITSDRGLVGGYNASILKAVMELKEEYHPDGTGFEIICIGGMGADFFKARGIQPIYELRGLADQPSFDEVRKIISKTIEMYQNELFDELYVCYNHHVNTLTSQMRVEQMLPIVDLDPNEADEEYSLTFELETSRDEILEQLLPQFAESMIYGAIIDAKTAENAAGMTAMQTATDNAKKVINDLTIQYNRARQAAITQEITEIVAGASALE from the coding sequence ATGGCAGTATCTCTAAATGATATTAAAACAAAAATCGCCTCAACAAAAAATACTAGTCAAATCACCAATGCCATGCAAATGGTATCGGCTGCCAAGTTAGGTCGCTCTGAAGAAGCAGCACGTAACTTTCAAGTTTATGCTCAGAAGGTTCGTAAGCTTTTGACGGATATTCTGCATGGTAACGGATCTGGTGGTTCTACCAATCCGATGCTCATTAGTCGCCCAGTTAAGAAAACAGGCTATATCGTTATTACTTCAGACCGTGGTTTGGTTGGAGGTTATAATGCTTCCATCCTTAAAGCTGTGATGGAACTGAAAGAAGAATACCATCCAGATGGTACAGGTTTTGAGATAATCTGTATTGGTGGTATGGGAGCTGATTTCTTTAAGGCTCGTGGAATTCAACCAATCTATGAACTACGTGGCTTGGCCGACCAACCAAGTTTTGATGAAGTTCGTAAAATTATTTCAAAAACGATTGAAATGTATCAAAATGAACTTTTTGATGAACTCTATGTTTGTTACAACCATCATGTCAATACTCTCACAAGTCAAATGCGTGTGGAACAAATGTTGCCGATTGTTGACTTAGATCCAAATGAAGCGGATGAAGAGTATAGCTTGACCTTTGAGTTGGAAACGAGTCGTGATGAGATTCTAGAGCAGTTGTTACCTCAGTTTGCAGAAAGTATGATATACGGGGCTATCATCGATGCCAAGACAGCTGAGAATGCTGCAGGTATGACAGCCATGCAAACGGCGACTGATAATGCCAAGAAAGTCATCAATGATTTGACAATCCAGTATAACCGTGCCAGACAGGCGGCGATTACACAAGAAATTACAGAAATTGTAGCGGGGGCTAGTGCCTTAGAATAA
- a CDS encoding tetratricopeptide repeat protein, producing MNNSQRMLQALDEQDLTKADQYYHKALETDSSEVLYELASYLEGIGFYPQAKEIYQDIVTEFPEVNLNLASIASEDGNVEEAFAYLEEITPESDWYVSALALKADLYQLEGLTDVSREKLLEALNYSDDPLLVFGLAELDSELGNYQEAIQGYAQLDNRSIYEQTGVSTYQRIGYAYAQLGKFEAATEFLEKALELEYDDQTAFELASLYFDQEEYQKSVLYFKQIDTISPDFEGYEYGYSQALHKEHQVEEALRIVKKGLEKNPFETRLLLAASQFSYELHDSSSAEQFLLTAKEDAEDTEEIFLRLATIYMEQERYEDIIALQSQEPENLLTKWMIARSYQEIEDLDKAYELYQELSSDLKDNPEFLEQYSYLLRELGYFEEAKIQAEAYLKLVPDDVQMQELLETL from the coding sequence GTGAACAATAGTCAACGCATGCTCCAGGCTCTGGATGAACAGGATTTAACCAAGGCGGATCAGTATTATCACAAAGCCCTCGAAACAGATTCAAGTGAAGTTCTTTACGAACTAGCAAGCTATCTAGAGGGAATTGGCTTTTATCCTCAAGCAAAAGAAATTTACCAAGATATCGTTACAGAATTCCCAGAAGTGAATCTGAATTTAGCAAGCATTGCTAGTGAGGATGGCAATGTTGAGGAAGCCTTTGCTTACCTTGAGGAAATCACACCCGAAAGTGACTGGTACGTATCGGCCTTGGCCTTGAAGGCAGACCTCTATCAGTTGGAAGGATTGACAGATGTTTCGCGTGAAAAGTTACTGGAAGCCCTAAACTACTCAGACGATCCCTTATTAGTTTTTGGGTTGGCTGAGTTGGATAGCGAGTTAGGAAATTATCAGGAAGCCATTCAGGGCTATGCTCAATTAGACAATCGCTCCATCTATGAGCAAACGGGCGTATCAACCTATCAACGAATTGGCTACGCTTATGCCCAGTTAGGCAAGTTTGAAGCTGCAACTGAGTTCTTAGAAAAAGCCTTAGAACTAGAATACGATGACCAAACTGCCTTTGAACTGGCTAGTCTTTACTTTGACCAAGAAGAGTATCAAAAATCTGTTCTTTACTTTAAGCAGATTGATACCATTTCACCAGATTTTGAAGGATATGAGTATGGTTATAGTCAAGCCTTGCATAAGGAACATCAGGTGGAAGAGGCCCTTCGTATCGTTAAAAAAGGACTGGAGAAAAATCCATTTGAAACCCGTCTCTTGCTAGCTGCTTCTCAGTTTTCGTATGAGTTACATGATTCAAGTAGCGCAGAGCAGTTTCTCCTTACTGCTAAAGAAGATGCAGAGGATACAGAAGAAATTTTTCTTCGCCTCGCAACCATTTATATGGAACAAGAGCGGTATGAAGATATCATCGCTCTCCAAAGTCAAGAACCTGAAAACCTCTTGACCAAGTGGATGATTGCACGCTCTTACCAGGAAATCGAGGATTTAGATAAGGCCTATGAGCTCTATCAGGAACTATCGTCTGACCTCAAGGACAATCCAGAGTTTCTGGAGCAGTATAGCTATCTCCTGCGTGAATTAGGATATTTTGAAGAGGCCAAGATACAAGCTGAAGCCTATTTAAAACTAGTTCCAGATGATGTTCAGATGCAAGAACTCTTAGAAACACTTTAA
- a CDS encoding F0F1 ATP synthase subunit epsilon, whose product MAHLTVQIVTPDGLVYDHHASFVSVRTLDGEMGILPRHENMIAVLAVDEVKVKRIDDDTHVNWIAVNGGIIEIANDIITIVADSAERARDIDISRAQRAKLRAEREIEEAQDKHLIDQERRAKVALQRAINRINVGNKL is encoded by the coding sequence ATGGCTCATTTAACTGTCCAGATCGTGACACCAGATGGCCTCGTCTATGATCACCATGCCAGCTTTGTATCGGTACGAACTCTGGATGGTGAGATGGGGATCTTGCCACGACATGAAAATATGATTGCGGTTTTAGCGGTTGATGAAGTAAAGGTAAAACGAATCGATGACGATACTCATGTGAACTGGATTGCAGTGAACGGAGGAATTATCGAGATTGCCAATGACATCATTACTATTGTAGCAGACTCAGCAGAACGTGCTCGTGATATCGATATTAGCCGTGCCCAACGTGCTAAACTTCGTGCTGAACGTGAGATTGAAGAAGCACAAGATAAACACTTGATTGACCAAGAACGGCGAGCTAAGGTTGCTTTGCAACGTGCCATTAACCGTATCAATGTCGGAAATAAATTATAA
- the lysS gene encoding lysine--tRNA ligase, whose amino-acid sequence MSTEHMEELNDQQIVRREKMAALREQGIDPFGKRFERTANSQELKDKFAELDKEQLHELNETATIAGRLVSKRGKGKVGFAHLQDREGQIQIYVRKDEVGEENYEIFKKADLGDFLGVEGEVMRTDMGELSIKATHITHLSKALRPLPEKFHGLTDVETIYRKRYLDLISNRESFERFVTRSKIISEIRRYLDGHDFLEVETPVLHNEAGGAAAKPFITHHNAQNIDMVLRIALELHLKRLIVGGMERVYEIGRIFRNEGMDATHNPEFTMIEVYQAYADFHDIMDLTEGIIQHAAKAVKGDGPVNYQGTEIKINEPFKRVHMVDAIKEITGVDFWQDMTFEEAKAIAAEKKVPVEKHYTEVGHIINAFFEEFVEETLIQPTFVYGHPVAVSPLAKKNPEDERFTDRFELFIMTKEYGNAYSELNDPIDQLSRFEAQAKAKELGDDEATGIDYDYIEALEYGMPPTGGLGIGIDRLCMLLTDTTTIRDVLLFPTMK is encoded by the coding sequence ATGTCTACAGAACATATGGAAGAACTAAATGACCAGCAGATCGTTCGCCGTGAAAAAATGGCTGCGCTTCGTGAACAAGGAATTGATCCCTTCGGAAAACGTTTTGAACGTACTGCTAACTCTCAAGAACTAAAAGACAAATTTGCAGAACTCGATAAAGAACAATTACATGAATTAAACGAAACTGCTACTATCGCTGGACGTTTAGTTAGTAAACGTGGTAAAGGTAAAGTCGGCTTCGCCCATCTTCAAGACCGAGAAGGTCAAATCCAAATCTACGTTCGTAAAGATGAAGTCGGTGAAGAAAACTACGAAATCTTCAAAAAGGCTGACCTTGGTGACTTCCTTGGTGTCGAAGGTGAAGTGATGCGAACAGATATGGGAGAACTTTCTATCAAGGCAACTCACATTACACACTTGTCTAAAGCACTTCGCCCACTACCAGAGAAATTCCACGGTTTGACTGACGTTGAAACAATTTACCGTAAACGTTACCTTGATTTAATTTCAAATCGCGAAAGTTTTGAACGCTTTGTCACTCGTTCAAAAATCATCTCTGAAATTCGTCGTTATCTAGATGGACATGATTTTCTTGAAGTGGAAACACCTGTACTTCACAACGAGGCCGGTGGTGCTGCTGCCAAACCATTTATTACACACCACAATGCTCAAAATATTGACATGGTGCTTCGGATAGCTCTAGAACTTCATCTCAAACGTCTAATTGTCGGTGGTATGGAACGCGTCTATGAGATTGGCCGTATCTTCCGTAACGAAGGAATGGATGCAACTCATAATCCTGAATTTACTATGATTGAGGTTTACCAAGCCTATGCCGATTTCCATGATATTATGGATTTGACAGAAGGTATTATCCAGCATGCTGCAAAGGCTGTCAAAGGTGATGGTCCAGTCAACTACCAAGGTACTGAAATCAAAATCAATGAACCATTTAAACGTGTTCACATGGTGGATGCTATCAAGGAAATTACTGGTGTAGACTTCTGGCAAGATATGACTTTCGAGGAAGCCAAAGCTATCGCTGCTGAGAAGAAAGTTCCAGTTGAAAAACACTACACTGAAGTTGGTCACATCATCAATGCCTTCTTTGAAGAATTTGTCGAAGAAACCTTGATCCAACCAACCTTCGTTTATGGGCATCCAGTAGCTGTCTCTCCACTTGCTAAGAAAAACCCTGAAGACGAGCGCTTTACTGACCGTTTTGAGCTCTTTATCATGACTAAGGAGTACGGTAATGCCTATTCTGAGTTGAACGACCCAATCGACCAGCTTAGCCGTTTCGAAGCCCAAGCAAAAGCCAAAGAACTTGGTGATGATGAGGCAACAGGTATCGACTACGACTACATCGAAGCTCTTGAATATGGTATGCCACCAACAGGTGGTTTGGGGATTGGTATCGACCGTCTCTGCATGCTACTCACTGATACTACTACTATCCGTGATGTATTGCTCTTCCCAACAATGAAATAA
- a CDS encoding AI-2E family transporter: protein MEHKEKHFSLSWFFKWFLDNKAITVFLVTLLLGLNLFILSKISFIFLPVLDFLGVVMLPVILSGLLYYLLNPIVDWMEKHKINRVLAISIVFVIIGLFIIWGLAVAIPNLQRQVLNFAKNVPTYLEDADKVINDLVTKRLPDDFRPQLEQVLSNVSSEATMWASKISSQAVNWVSAFISSVSQVIVAVIIVPFMLFYLLRDGKGLRDYLTKFIPNKLKEPVGQVLSDVNKQLSNYVRGQVTVAIIVAIMFIIFFKIIGLRYAVTLGITAGILNLVPYLGSFLAMLPALVLGLIAGPVMLLKVIIVFIVEQTIEGRFVSPLILGSQLNIHPINVLFVLLTSGSMFGIWGVLLGIPVYASAKVVISAIFNWYKKVSGLYEEEGEEIKSEQ, encoded by the coding sequence ATGGAACATAAAGAGAAACATTTTAGCCTATCTTGGTTCTTCAAGTGGTTTTTAGATAATAAAGCTATTACTGTATTCTTAGTGACCTTGTTACTGGGCTTGAACCTTTTCATTCTAAGTAAGATTAGTTTTATCTTTTTACCAGTTTTGGATTTTCTAGGAGTTGTCATGTTGCCAGTTATTTTATCTGGTTTACTTTATTACCTCCTCAATCCGATTGTTGACTGGATGGAGAAACACAAGATCAATCGTGTACTTGCCATCAGTATTGTATTTGTCATCATTGGACTTTTTATCATTTGGGGTCTGGCAGTCGCAATTCCAAATCTCCAACGTCAAGTCTTAAATTTTGCGAAGAATGTGCCGACATACCTGGAAGATGCTGATAAGGTGATCAATGATCTTGTAACCAAACGTTTGCCCGATGATTTTAGACCACAGTTGGAGCAGGTTCTTTCCAATGTTTCTAGTGAGGCGACTATGTGGGCCAGCAAAATCTCTTCTCAAGCTGTTAACTGGGTTAGCGCCTTTATCAGTAGCGTTTCCCAGGTCATTGTAGCGGTTATTATCGTACCATTCATGCTCTTTTATCTTTTGAGAGATGGGAAAGGCTTGCGAGATTACCTAACTAAATTCATCCCAAACAAGTTAAAAGAACCTGTTGGACAAGTTTTGTCAGATGTCAATAAACAGTTATCAAACTACGTTAGAGGACAGGTTACTGTTGCTATTATCGTGGCAATTATGTTTATTATCTTCTTTAAGATTATTGGTCTCAGATATGCTGTGACCCTGGGGATTACGGCTGGTATCCTCAATCTAGTACCTTATCTAGGTAGTTTTCTAGCGATGTTGCCTGCTTTGGTTTTGGGCTTGATTGCAGGACCTGTGATGCTTTTGAAAGTGATTATTGTCTTTATTGTTGAACAAACGATTGAAGGTCGCTTCGTTTCTCCGCTTATTTTAGGTAGTCAGCTAAACATCCATCCGATCAATGTCCTCTTTGTTCTCCTAACTTCAGGTTCTATGTTTGGTATTTGGGGAGTCTTGCTGGGAATTCCTGTCTATGCTTCTGCCAAGGTCGTTATCTCAGCTATCTTTAACTGGTATAAAAAAGTCAGCGGTCTGTATGAAGAAGAAGGGGAGGAAATCAAGAGTGAACAATAG
- a CDS encoding amino acid ABC transporter substrate-binding protein, translating into MKRKKITLVLALFFSFFLTACTQKVSDPNQDNWAKYQKQGSITIGFDNTFVPMGFEEKNGQYAGFDIDLAQAVSEKLGIQIKFQPIDWDMKETELQNGTIDAIWNGYTATDERKEKVAFTIPYMENQQVLVSKKSQNIHSIQDMTDKILGAQAGSSGYLNFEGQPELLKNRVKDQKANQYQSFNEALIDLKNDRIDALLIDRVYANYYLQSEGILSDYNVFSAGFESEAFAVGVRPADKTLLAALNQAFISLYQEGKFQEISQKWFGEDVATSQVKNQE; encoded by the coding sequence ATGAAGAGAAAGAAAATTACCCTTGTACTTGCTCTGTTCTTTAGCTTCTTCCTGACGGCTTGTACTCAGAAGGTAAGTGATCCAAATCAGGATAACTGGGCTAAATATCAAAAGCAGGGTAGCATTACCATTGGCTTTGACAATACCTTTGTTCCCATGGGATTTGAGGAAAAGAATGGCCAGTATGCGGGCTTTGATATTGACCTAGCCCAAGCTGTCTCTGAAAAGCTAGGGATTCAGATTAAATTTCAACCCATCGACTGGGATATGAAAGAAACCGAACTACAAAATGGTACCATTGATGCCATCTGGAATGGCTATACAGCTACAGATGAACGGAAAGAGAAAGTTGCCTTTACTATTCCTTACATGGAAAATCAACAAGTTTTGGTCTCTAAAAAGTCTCAAAATATCCACTCAATTCAGGATATGACAGACAAAATTTTAGGGGCCCAGGCTGGATCTTCTGGCTATTTGAATTTTGAAGGACAACCCGAACTACTCAAGAACCGAGTGAAAGACCAGAAGGCTAATCAATACCAAAGTTTCAATGAAGCCTTAATTGATTTGAAAAATGATCGGATTGATGCCTTGTTGATTGACCGAGTATATGCCAATTATTATCTCCAGTCTGAAGGGATATTAAGCGACTACAATGTCTTTTCAGCTGGATTTGAAAGTGAAGCTTTTGCAGTGGGTGTTAGACCTGCTGATAAAACTTTGTTAGCCGCTTTGAACCAAGCCTTTATCTCACTATACCAAGAAGGAAAATTCCAGGAAATCAGCCAGAAATGGTTTGGAGAAGATGTAGCCACCAGTCAAGTTAAAAATCAAGAATAA